The following proteins are co-located in the Desulfatitalea tepidiphila genome:
- a CDS encoding tetratricopeptide repeat protein — protein sequence MPPAGFSLDAVARQVSSLVDRGEFEQALALLSPYRDQPAVYPTLASDFLVITLWSGRPADAVCQFEALPDSFPRRPYLLRNMAKAYFDLGRYGPAASLYAEVVALDPSDEIAIEGWGQALAAQGDLGAVRQALLTLNRSGGDPFRVDLLEARLAFFQELYIEFFEIHDRLISAYPEHADRIAKSRDDWVAGLSQERQTHLLQHLARAADEPDAPARAAEFHALCLVLAGQYQQASDRLNELVATSDLDLAQVPDDRLYWYAWAHFKAGRHRQAEEGFDTILRRNPASDRARIGRLFCLAALAKYDQARGELDRLTTRRVGDPELDYAQAYLFEKQGRFWDAVQVYDRMRENDPTNATIRRLRLRALADMGATSLAAREAVRDLPSDSDMQSGLELDAAADRIRWEEFDRAADDLSASREDPPFAYDHIVALNRAERNREATEAYEGLLAAGDGNVPPAWVRLAAADAYAAEEQPLRALEIYDGILREQPDLKEARLGRFYVLQTLRRWEEADAALKALEADTPARLTIDGVERPHPDHFELALIRAWYLAYQGRLAESEDAFEALHAQAPANMDARNGLAHIYLWRGWPRRALPTFNIIDTLDPSYQPSKTGRVAALERLAEKEAARETAAALVTKRPNNPHTRNTWRSLVVDQMEEWRTEAYGQWEDDDSYDTRIRTEISSPLGLKTRMLGFLLWRGTWYDGSSGEDDTSAYFRRVGVGLDHIVDADWRLRPSVSVNYNDGREPGASLRVDYTPTDRWLFGVFGDSFSTDVARRARAADIEASLVGADVTWRQSEWRQAGIAYTRSFFSDDNERDEIFMGCQQNLWVSGDWRMRIFLDGYATWNSKGDETVYFNPEQAWGGSVTHMTEQTLWDLYRKSFVHRLYVSAGISRQRGFDSDWAGSLRYEQHHAFSDRHVLQAGIAWGRNVYDGEAVYDISLDVEYQWRF from the coding sequence ATGCCCCCCGCCGGCTTTTCCTTGGACGCGGTCGCACGTCAGGTGAGTTCCCTCGTGGACCGGGGCGAATTCGAACAGGCACTGGCATTGCTGTCACCTTATCGGGATCAGCCGGCTGTCTATCCCACCCTCGCATCGGATTTCCTGGTGATCACCCTATGGTCTGGCCGGCCGGCCGATGCGGTATGTCAATTCGAAGCGCTGCCGGATTCTTTTCCACGGCGTCCCTACCTGTTGCGCAATATGGCCAAGGCCTATTTCGACCTCGGGCGATACGGGCCGGCCGCCTCCTTGTACGCCGAAGTCGTTGCCCTTGACCCATCGGACGAGATCGCCATCGAGGGATGGGGGCAAGCGTTGGCCGCTCAGGGTGATCTGGGCGCGGTACGCCAGGCGCTGCTCACGCTGAATCGAAGCGGCGGCGACCCGTTTCGGGTCGATCTGCTCGAGGCCCGGCTGGCGTTCTTCCAAGAGCTCTATATTGAATTTTTTGAGATCCACGACCGCTTGATTTCCGCATACCCGGAACATGCCGACCGGATCGCCAAGTCGCGTGATGACTGGGTCGCTGGCCTTTCCCAGGAACGTCAAACCCATTTGCTGCAACACCTCGCCAGGGCGGCCGACGAACCGGATGCACCCGCGCGCGCCGCAGAGTTCCATGCCCTCTGCCTGGTGCTGGCGGGTCAATACCAACAGGCCAGCGACCGGTTGAACGAATTGGTGGCCACTTCGGATCTGGACCTCGCCCAAGTGCCCGACGACAGGCTCTACTGGTACGCATGGGCCCATTTCAAGGCCGGCCGCCATCGCCAGGCGGAAGAGGGTTTCGATACCATCCTCCGACGCAATCCGGCATCCGATCGCGCCCGCATCGGCAGGCTGTTTTGTCTCGCCGCCCTAGCGAAATACGACCAGGCCCGGGGTGAGCTCGATCGGTTGACCACGCGTCGCGTCGGAGATCCGGAGCTGGATTACGCCCAGGCCTATCTGTTCGAAAAGCAGGGGCGTTTCTGGGATGCGGTGCAGGTGTACGATCGCATGCGCGAGAACGATCCGACGAACGCCACGATCCGGCGGCTCAGGCTGCGCGCCCTGGCCGACATGGGGGCCACCTCCCTGGCGGCCCGGGAGGCCGTGCGGGACTTGCCGTCAGACAGCGACATGCAATCGGGCCTTGAGTTGGATGCCGCCGCGGATCGCATTCGCTGGGAAGAGTTTGACCGTGCGGCGGATGACCTGTCGGCCTCGAGGGAAGATCCGCCTTTCGCCTATGATCACATCGTCGCCCTCAACAGGGCCGAGCGCAACAGGGAAGCGACCGAGGCCTATGAAGGCCTGCTTGCAGCGGGCGACGGCAATGTTCCTCCCGCCTGGGTGCGCCTGGCGGCGGCCGACGCCTATGCGGCCGAGGAGCAGCCGTTGCGGGCTTTGGAGATCTACGATGGCATTTTGAGAGAACAGCCGGATCTGAAAGAGGCGCGCCTGGGGCGTTTTTATGTCCTGCAGACCCTGCGGCGCTGGGAGGAAGCAGATGCTGCGCTAAAGGCGCTGGAGGCCGATACGCCGGCCAGGCTGACCATCGATGGCGTCGAACGGCCCCATCCGGACCATTTCGAGCTGGCCCTGATCAGGGCCTGGTATCTCGCCTATCAGGGGCGGTTGGCCGAATCCGAGGATGCCTTCGAGGCGTTGCATGCCCAGGCCCCGGCCAACATGGATGCGCGCAACGGACTGGCGCACATTTATCTATGGCGTGGATGGCCCCGCCGGGCGTTGCCCACCTTCAACATCATCGACACTTTGGATCCGTCCTATCAGCCTTCGAAAACCGGGCGCGTGGCGGCTCTCGAACGCCTGGCCGAAAAAGAGGCGGCACGCGAGACGGCCGCCGCTCTGGTGACAAAGCGGCCGAACAACCCCCACACCCGGAATACCTGGCGTTCCCTGGTCGTCGATCAGATGGAAGAGTGGCGGACCGAGGCATATGGTCAGTGGGAGGATGACGATTCTTACGACACCCGAATTCGAACGGAGATTTCCAGTCCGCTCGGTTTGAAAACGCGCATGCTCGGATTCCTGCTATGGCGCGGCACCTGGTACGATGGATCTTCCGGCGAAGACGACACCTCGGCCTACTTCAGGCGGGTGGGCGTGGGGCTCGACCATATCGTCGACGCTGACTGGCGTTTGCGGCCGTCCGTATCGGTCAACTACAACGATGGCCGGGAGCCGGGCGCATCCCTGCGGGTGGACTACACCCCCACGGACCGCTGGCTTTTCGGGGTGTTCGGCGATTCGTTTTCCACGGATGTGGCTCGGCGCGCAAGGGCCGCGGATATCGAAGCCTCGCTGGTCGGCGCCGACGTCACCTGGCGGCAGAGCGAGTGGCGCCAGGCCGGTATCGCCTATACCCGAAGTTTTTTTTCGGATGACAACGAGCGTGACGAGATTTTCATGGGCTGCCAGCAGAACCTCTGGGTGTCCGGCGACTGGCGCATGCGCATCTTTCTCGATGGGTACGCCACCTGGAACAGCAAAGGGGACGAAACCGTCTACTTCAATCCGGAACAGGCCTGGGGAGGATCCGTCACCCACATGACCGAACAGACCCTTTGGGACCTTTATCGCAAGTCCTTCGTGCATCGACTCTATGTGTCGGCCGGCATCAGCCGGCAGCGGGGTTTTGACAGTGATTGGGCGGGATCGCTGCGTTACGAACAGCACCATGCCTTTTCCGACCGGCATGTCCTTCAGGCGGGCATTGCCTGGGGCCGCAATGTGTATGACGGCGAGGCGGTCTACGACATCAGCCTGGATGTGGAGTACCAATGGCGTTTTTGA
- a CDS encoding indolepyruvate oxidoreductase subunit beta, which translates to MTLAFDPLNIIISGVGGQGNILASDLLSRTFCEAGYFVSVGETYGATQRGGSVVSHVRLSRRHAYGPLIPLNEAHLIVGFEPLEVYRILRGHGHPDARVVMNTRPFFPLETLQANSPYPSMDRLTDAIERICTELKVVQATELAKQAGNAQAQNVVMVGAFAGLNWVPLDKNRYLQPIEEIFSGTKLQVNRSAFELGYAAAL; encoded by the coding sequence ATGACGCTTGCGTTCGATCCGTTGAACATCATCATCTCCGGGGTGGGGGGCCAGGGCAATATCCTGGCCTCGGACTTGCTCTCCAGGACTTTTTGCGAGGCGGGGTATTTCGTCAGCGTCGGCGAAACGTACGGCGCCACCCAGCGGGGCGGATCGGTGGTGAGCCACGTCCGTCTATCGCGCCGGCATGCCTACGGGCCGCTGATCCCCCTTAACGAGGCACATCTCATCGTGGGGTTCGAACCTCTGGAGGTGTACCGAATTCTGCGAGGCCATGGCCATCCCGACGCCCGCGTCGTGATGAACACACGTCCCTTTTTTCCCCTGGAAACCTTGCAGGCCAACAGCCCCTATCCTTCCATGGACCGACTCACCGACGCCATTGAAAGAATCTGCACCGAATTGAAAGTGGTCCAGGCCACCGAACTGGCCAAACAGGCGGGCAACGCCCAGGCACAAAATGTGGTGATGGTGGGGGCATTTGCCGGCCTGAATTGGGTGCCGTTAGACAAGAATCGCTACCTGCAACCCATCGAGGAGATCTTTTCAGGCACCAAGCTGCAAGTAAACCGAAGCGCTTTCGAGCTGGGATACGCCGCAGCTCTGTAG
- a CDS encoding thiamine pyrophosphate-dependent enzyme: MTTHLAWNADAPGKRCMLSGNEAAARGAIEAGIRVVASYPGSPSVQILECLAAVAEQRGIYAEWSINEKVALEVAAAASFAGWRALSVMKADGLNVAMDFLTTLPLSGIKGGLVLIVSDDPGAHSSVKEEDTRYLAPPAHVPLIEPSSPADTREMLPWAFDLSESCGLPVIVRLVTRICHARGNVSLGPIDAAQTAPFFPQSPGFITAGRFHARVHGQLENVRRQFDSCRQNTYTGPESPELTLFTCGVSHMYALEAVERLNVEDRVGIFRAATIWPLPETRVLEVLRRSRRILFLEEIEPFLEDQTMILAARHWDSLGPLSFLGKGSGDVPWVEKARGMGEMDPDIAAEAVARALGLAFNPVPDDLDERRRELPELPMPMRLPSFCAGCPHRASYWAIRTALAMDGREGLALGDIGCYALGVMPTGYQTIRTVHCMGSGVGLASGFGKFKSLGFRQPVVAVIGDSTFFHTGIPALINAKTTGADYLCIILDNGTTAMTGHQPHPGCGVGAMGDKTSALPITDLITSLGIPLTVADPYQVRETADIILKLLDVGGLQVLLLQRACALQAGKGEKKRRVRVDADRCLGDACGCGRLCSRVFSCPANTWDEATGRARIDEVLCVGCGVCTALCPQGAIIVEEE, encoded by the coding sequence GGCTTCCTACCCTGGATCGCCGTCCGTTCAAATTCTCGAATGCCTCGCCGCCGTAGCCGAACAACGTGGCATTTACGCGGAATGGTCGATCAATGAGAAGGTGGCGCTGGAGGTGGCTGCAGCCGCCTCTTTCGCCGGATGGCGGGCTCTGTCCGTCATGAAGGCCGACGGGCTCAACGTGGCCATGGATTTTTTGACCACCCTGCCGTTGTCCGGCATCAAGGGCGGGTTGGTGCTGATCGTCTCCGACGATCCGGGCGCCCACTCGAGCGTCAAGGAAGAGGACACCCGCTATCTGGCGCCGCCCGCCCACGTGCCCCTGATCGAACCGAGCAGTCCGGCCGACACCCGGGAGATGCTGCCGTGGGCGTTCGATTTGTCCGAATCATGTGGCCTGCCGGTGATCGTGAGACTGGTGACCCGCATTTGTCATGCGCGCGGCAACGTCTCTTTAGGCCCCATCGACGCCGCCCAGACCGCACCCTTTTTTCCCCAATCACCTGGATTCATAACGGCCGGGCGCTTTCATGCCCGGGTCCACGGGCAGCTGGAAAACGTGCGCCGGCAATTCGACTCGTGTCGTCAAAACACCTATACCGGCCCGGAATCACCCGAATTGACCCTTTTTACCTGCGGGGTGAGCCACATGTATGCCCTGGAGGCGGTTGAGCGTCTCAACGTCGAGGATCGGGTGGGGATTTTTCGCGCGGCCACCATCTGGCCCTTGCCCGAAACCCGGGTGCTCGAAGTGCTGCGAAGGTCGCGTCGCATTCTCTTCCTTGAGGAGATCGAGCCATTCCTCGAGGATCAGACCATGATTCTGGCCGCCCGGCATTGGGACAGCTTGGGCCCTTTGAGCTTTCTGGGCAAGGGGTCGGGCGATGTCCCCTGGGTGGAAAAGGCCAGGGGCATGGGTGAAATGGATCCGGATATCGCCGCCGAGGCGGTGGCCAGGGCACTTGGCCTCGCGTTCAACCCCGTGCCCGACGATTTGGATGAGCGGCGGCGGGAATTGCCCGAGTTGCCCATGCCCATGCGGCTGCCCAGCTTCTGCGCCGGCTGTCCTCACCGCGCTTCCTACTGGGCTATAAGGACCGCCCTGGCCATGGATGGTCGGGAGGGATTGGCCCTGGGCGACATCGGCTGCTATGCCCTGGGCGTGATGCCCACCGGCTACCAGACGATCCGCACCGTGCACTGCATGGGATCGGGCGTGGGATTGGCCAGCGGGTTCGGTAAATTCAAGTCGTTGGGCTTTCGGCAGCCCGTGGTGGCGGTGATCGGCGATTCCACCTTTTTCCACACCGGCATCCCGGCCCTGATCAACGCCAAGACCACCGGCGCCGACTACCTGTGCATTATCCTGGACAACGGCACGACGGCCATGACCGGCCACCAGCCCCACCCCGGCTGCGGCGTGGGGGCCATGGGCGATAAGACTTCCGCCCTGCCCATCACCGACCTGATCACGAGCCTGGGCATTCCGCTCACCGTGGCTGATCCCTACCAGGTACGCGAAACCGCCGACATCATACTCAAGTTGCTCGATGTCGGCGGGCTGCAGGTCCTGCTGCTGCAACGGGCCTGCGCCCTGCAGGCCGGTAAAGGGGAAAAGAAGAGGCGGGTCCGCGTGGATGCCGATCGCTGCCTGGGCGATGCCTGTGGCTGTGGACGCCTTTGCAGCCGGGTCTTCTCCTGCCCCGCCAATACCTGGGACGAGGCGACCGGTCGGGCCAGGATCGACGAGGTGCTGTGCGTCGGTTGCGGCGTGTGTACGGCGTTGTGCCCCCAGGGCGCGATCATCGTCGAAGAGGAGTGA